From Triticum aestivum cultivar Chinese Spring chromosome 4A, IWGSC CS RefSeq v2.1, whole genome shotgun sequence, a single genomic window includes:
- the LOC123084207 gene encoding putative F-box/LRR-repeat/kelch-repeat protein At1g11620: MENDDLLVEILVRIPPRPSSLPRVSSVCKRWRRIVADPQFFRRFCAHHREAPIVGVFFRSNFIEPSFRSTLDPPDLIPPELFSPRLDDIDGGGGNLSFRGCCHGRVLFTGTDGGSSSCRQVLVWDPVTGERRCTGSPPQLNGHHWIVNDMQADALCVAGDKGHLHGACHSSPFNVVLACVSAGVARACVYSSEMGAWADPISTLVPFGMSPSLGSQSMLLGSSLYWFMFGPEVGILELNFDRQSLAVIEVPPHAYANHQGLCLSTMGGTLGFIVMSDFHRAQLWERITDFDGIAGWMPGRTIELRKLLPLKSGEWVKRVRIIAGDDNLVLMSTSRGIFMVHLESLQFEEIFKSNPLHRLSEKVICLPGSLLSAIGHHYLCPVEINALYSSPY, encoded by the exons ATGGAGAACGACGACCTCCTCGTGGAGATACTCGTGCGGATCCCCCCGCGACCTTCCTCCCTCCCCCGCGTCTCCTCTGTCTGCAAGCGCTGGCGACGCATCGTCGCCGATCCCCAATTCTTCCGCCGCTTCTGCGCCCACCACCGGGAAGCCCCCATCGTCGGCGTGTTCTTCAGATCCAATTTCATTGAACCCTCCTTCAGGTCGACTCTCGATCCGCCGGACCTCATCCCGCCCGAGCTCTTCTCCCCGCGGCTCGACGacatcgacggcggcggcggcaacttgTCCTTCCGCGGCTGCTGCCACGGCCGCGTCCTCTTCACCGGCACGGACGGTGGCAGCAGCAGCTGCCGCCAGGTCCTTGTGTGGGATCCCGTCACAGGCGAACGCCGCTGCACAGGCAGTCCACCACAg CTGAATGGTCACCACTGGATCGTGAACGATATGCAAGCGGATGCGCTCTGCGTTGCCGGCGACAAGGGCCACCTGCACGGTGCCTGCCATTCGAGCCCCTTCAATGTGGTCTTGGCGTGCGTCAGCGCCGGCGTCGCACGAGCCTGCGTCTACTCGTCGGAGATGGGAGCCTGGGCCGATCCCATCTCAACCTTGGTTCCATTTGGTATGTCTCCTTCTCTGGGCAGTCAAAGCATGCTGCTTGGGAGTTCACTCTACTGGTTTATGTTTGGCCCCGAGGTGGGTATCCTTGAGCTTAATTTCGACAGACAGAGCCTAGCCGTGATCGAGGTGCCACCACATGCCTACGCCAACCATCAGGGACTCTGTTTGAGTACTATGGGTGGCACGCTTGGTTTCATCGTCATGTCGGATTTCCACAGAGCTCAACTATGGGAGAGGATCACTGATTTTGATGGTATTGCTGGGTGGATGCCGGGACGAACTATTGAGTTGCGCAAGCTTCTCCCTCTAAAATCAGGGGAATGGGTCAAAAGAGTAAGGATTATTGCTGGCGATGATAATTTGGTACTTATGTCAACATCTAGGGGCATCTTCATGGTTCATCTCGAGTCATTGCAGTTTGAGGAGATATTTAAAAGCAACCCTCTTCATCGGCT GAGTGAAAAGGTCATTTGTCTCCCAGGAAGTTTACTGTCAGCCATCGGTCATCACTACCTCTGCCCTGTGGAAATCAATGCACTTTATAGCTCACCTTATTGA
- the LOC123082935 gene encoding putative F-box/LRR-repeat/kelch-repeat protein At1g11620 → MRTAQPRRRCRRKSGMQASGAAASTPAGSTYSPSSRRAWISPTNSAMEDDDLLMEILVRLPPRPSSLPRVSSVCKRWRRIVSDPQFLRRFCAHHREPPIVGVFFNSSFIETPFRSTLNPPDLIPPELFSPRLDDIWSVHSCRHGRVLFTSSARTGRGRRQVLVWDPVTGDRRCIGSPTQLGGHDWSESRVQADVLCAAGDKGHVHGACHSSPFKVVLACVSKGVARACVYSSEMGAWADLISTLVPFDMSPSLGSRSILLGNSLCWFIFGPQVDILELNFDRQSLAVIEVPPHAYANHQGLYLSTLGGALGFIVMSESYKAQLWERTTDFDGVAGWMPGQTIELRRLLPLKSGEWIKRVMFIAGDESDNVAFLSTSRGIFMVHLESLQFEEIFKSNPDNRLSTIYPYPFKSFFAAAAAGLSNLDERGQGEGRAGGTMHQ, encoded by the coding sequence atGCGCACCGCCCAgcctcgccgccgctgccggagAAAGTCGGGGATGCAGGCGAGTGGCGCGGCGGCGTCGACGCCGGCAGGTTCGACCTACTCGCCGTCATCTCGCAGGGCGTGGATTTCCCCCACCAATTCGGCGATGGAGGACGACGACCTCCTGATGGAGATACTCGTGCGGCTCCCCCCGCGACCTTCCTCCCTCCCCCGCGTCTCCTCTGTCTGCAAGCGCTGGCGACGCATCGTCTCCGACCCCCAATTCCTCCGCCGCTTCTGCGCCCACCACCGGGAACCCCCCATCGTCGGCGTGTTCTTCAACTCCAGCTTCATTGAAACCCCCTTCAGGTCGACTCTCAATCCGCCGGACCTCATCCCGCCCGAGCTCTTCTCCCCGCGCCTCGACGACATCTGGTCCGTCCACAGCTGCCGCCACGGCCGCGTCCTCTTCACCAGCAGCGCCCGTACCGGCAGGGGCCGCCGCCAGGTCCTAGTGTGGGATCCCGTCACAGGCGACCGCCGCTGCATAGGCAGTCCAACGCAGCTGGGTGGTCACGACTGGAGCGAGTCCCGTGTGCAAGCGGATGTGCTCTGTGCTGCCGGCGACAAGGGCCACGTGCATGGTGCCTGCCATTCGAGCCCCTTCAAGGTGGTCTTGGCGTGCGTCAGCAAGGGCGTCGCACGAGCTTGTGTCTACTCGTCGGAGATGGGAGCCTGGGCCGATCTCATCTCAACCTTGGTTCCATTTGATATGTCTCCTTCTCTTGGCAGTAGAAGCATCCTGCTTGGGAATTCACTGTGCTGGTTCATTTTTGGCCCTCAGGTGGATATCCTTGAGCTTAATTTCGACAGACAGAGCCTAGCCGTGATCGAGGTGCCACCACATGCCTACGCCAACCATCAGGGACTTTATTTGAGTACTCTGGGTGGCGCGCTTGGTTTCATCGTCATGTCGGAATCCTACAAAGCACAACTATGGGAGAGGACGACTGATTTTGACGGTGTTGCTGGGTGGATGCCGGGACAGACTATCGAGTTGCGCAGGCTTCTCCCTCTGAAATCAGGGGAGTGGATCAAAAGAGTAATGTTTATTGCTGGGGATGAATCTGATAATGTGGCATTTCTGTCAACATCTAGGGGCATCTTCATGGTCCATCTCGAGTCATTGCAGTTTGAGGAGATCTTTAAAAGCAACCCTGATAATCGGCTGTCCACTATCTATCCATATCCATTCAAAAGTttctttgctgctgctgctgcag